In Corythoichthys intestinalis isolate RoL2023-P3 chromosome 4, ASM3026506v1, whole genome shotgun sequence, a genomic segment contains:
- the gdf6a gene encoding growth/differentiation factor 6-A, with protein MFACRLVTIYVGLLLVFLWNIPCFQSAAIISPSTPKRSRGAKLPHQGGQRSSKLLKDIFASSHQMTSPRKDEPKDDVVPHEYMLSIYRTYSAAEKLGLNASFFRSSKSANTITSFVDRGTDDLLHPPLQRQKYLFDVSTLSDKEELVGAELRIFRRALGDLQTTGLYHIQLYPCSSDRLLDSRLLDPLDAAKSRWEVLDVWEMFKSHQQHQQRNPQHSHHHRHHHENQGMQLCFQLRVTLGNSDTELDLKALGLGRSGRSQQEKAILVAYTRSKKRENLFNEMKEKIKSRRSSREIEVVRASEEEEAEEEGLPHRGVKGEGPRRRRRTALSNRHGKRHGKKSKSRCSKKALHVNFKELGWDDWIIAPLDYEAYHCEGVCDFPLRSHLEPTNHAIIQTLMNSMDPNSTPPSCCVPTKLSPISILYIDSGNNVVYKQYEDMVVEQCGCR; from the exons ATGTTTGCATGTCGACTTGTTACGATTTATGTGGGCCTGCTCCTTGTTTTCCTTTGGAATATACCATGTTTTCAATCTGCTGCTATTATATCTCCCTCTACCCCGAAGAGGAGTCGGGGAGCCAAGCTCCCTCATCAGGGCGGACAAAGGTCAAGCAAACTCCTAAAAGACATCTTCGCCTCTTCCCATCAGATGACGAGCCCGCGCAAAGACGAGCCTAAGGATGATGTGGTGCCGCATGAGTACATGCTCTCCATTTACAGGACGTACTCTGCAGCGGAGAAACTCGGACTTAACGCCAGCTTTTTCCGCTCCTCTAAATCTGCCAACACCATAACAAGTTTCGTGGACAGAGGAACAG ATGATCTTTTGCACCCTCCTCTGCAAAGACAAAAGTATCTGTTTGATGTCTCAACCCTTTCAGACAAAGAGGAGCTGGTTGGGGCGGAATTAAGGATATTTAGGAGAGCGTTGGGAGACTTACAGACGACAGGGCTCTACCACATCCAACTTTACCCTTGCAGCTCTGATAGGCTGCTGGACTCCAGACTGCTGGACCCTTTGGACGCTGCCAAGTCCAGATGGGAGGTTCTGGACGTGTGGGAGATGTTTAAATCTCATCAACAACATCAGCAGCGGAATCCCCAGCATTCCCACCatcatcgtcatcatcatgaaaatcaaGGGATGCAGCTATGCTTCCAGCTCAGAGTCACTCTCGGTAATTCTGACACCGAACTGGACCTTAAGGCGCTGGGCCTGGGCAGGAGTGGGCGGTCCCAGCAGGAGAAAGCTATTTTGGTGGCCTATACCCGCTCCAAGAAAAGGGAGAATCTCTTCAACGAGATGAAGGAGAAGATCAAGTCACGAAGGTCTAGCAGGGAGATAGAGGTGGTGAGAGCTtcagaggaggaggaggcggaGGAGGAAGGCCTCCCCCACAGGGGGGTCAAAGGGGAGGGGCCCAGGAGGCGGAGGAGGACAGCCCTGAGCAACCGCCATGGGAAAAGACACGGGAAAAAATCCAAATCCAGGTGCAGCAAAAAGGCCTTGCACGTGAATTTTAAAGAGCTGGGTTGGGATGACTGGATCATCGCGCCCTTGGACTACGAGGCGTACCACTGCGAAGGGGTGTGTGACTTCCCACTCCGATCTCACTTGGAACCCACCAACCATGCCATCATACAGACGCTCATGAACTCCATGGACCCCAACAGCACCCCTCCCAGTTGCTGCGTCCCCACCAAACTGAGTCCAATCAGTATCCTGTACATAGACTCAGGCAACAATGTGGTGTACAAACAGTACGAGGACATGGTGGTGGAGCAGTGTGGGTGCAGGTAG